From one Vibrio palustris genomic stretch:
- a CDS encoding GNAT family N-acetyltransferase: protein MNTDITFLQKLHGIAKQQYCRFGIVASGSTQWETYFCQDSIDYWPTYQRIFCFGFDGGERCQNLMTHQGQQVLGQECHLLIWNLSEPWDANSFSAAIGTLSGGGVLIFVGQLQESHAANQWLNDKLAQLLIVTPDNHSPLPVVPCSDSDESSFTEQLMAIDAIKHVVTGHRKRPLILTAERGRGKTSALGIASADLMYANNKINIAVTAPSKRALQPLYSHLLRCLPQASQEKDTVYFGNATLRFVALDCLLRTDEKWDLVLVDEAAAFPVPMLQSLVERCHRTIFSTTINGYEGCGRGFTLTFQNWLMAHRPGTRHMHMSLPIRWQKNDPLEKWYREALLLNHHLPNLMSHSYHKIRLLTPKQLVAEPNLLQQLFTLLVSAHYQTSPNDVFQILNDSAIQIVATFREDDIVGCALLVAEGELSNELIQDICLGKRRPKGQLGTITLANQLGITCAARQRSLRIMRIAVHPDVQGLGIGSEMIKFVNEHLVFDFLSTSFGCTPSLLAFWKKSGFVAIKLGSKRDQSSGCHSAFMVHAQSCSWLEDALEQFRTQLLFELNDAFCNTDVDILKLLVAESLLTIEITVSARTVSLVEYYALGGSNYESVAANLHQVVLRRLVCCQSVSGLLFSKVVQKLSWSECAVRYKCSGKKQVEKALREEVLSWLRDLQCK, encoded by the coding sequence ATGAATACTGACATTACATTTTTACAAAAACTACATGGTATTGCTAAACAGCAGTATTGTCGCTTCGGCATTGTGGCAAGTGGGTCGACTCAATGGGAAACGTATTTTTGTCAAGATAGCATTGATTACTGGCCTACATATCAACGTATTTTTTGCTTTGGTTTTGATGGCGGAGAGCGGTGTCAGAATCTGATGACACATCAAGGTCAACAAGTGTTAGGACAAGAATGTCATCTTTTGATTTGGAATTTATCCGAGCCTTGGGACGCGAATAGTTTTAGTGCCGCTATTGGGACATTGTCCGGTGGAGGAGTGCTAATCTTTGTCGGTCAATTACAAGAATCACACGCGGCGAATCAATGGTTGAACGACAAGCTCGCCCAGCTTTTGATAGTAACTCCTGATAATCATTCACCTCTACCAGTTGTTCCGTGTTCTGATAGTGATGAATCGTCTTTCACTGAACAGTTGATGGCAATCGATGCAATTAAACATGTTGTTACTGGCCATCGTAAGCGACCTTTAATTTTGACGGCTGAGCGTGGAAGAGGAAAAACCAGCGCATTAGGTATTGCTAGCGCAGATTTGATGTACGCAAATAACAAAATTAATATCGCGGTAACGGCTCCCTCAAAGCGAGCATTACAACCGCTTTATTCTCATTTACTCCGTTGTTTACCTCAGGCCTCACAAGAAAAAGACACCGTTTATTTTGGTAATGCGACACTCCGTTTTGTAGCGTTGGATTGCTTATTACGTACTGACGAAAAGTGGGATCTCGTATTAGTCGATGAGGCAGCTGCATTTCCTGTGCCTATGTTGCAATCTTTAGTTGAGCGCTGTCATCGTACGATATTTTCAACCACGATTAACGGTTATGAAGGGTGTGGCCGAGGATTTACCTTAACGTTTCAAAACTGGCTCATGGCACACAGACCAGGCACTCGCCATATGCATATGTCTCTGCCGATTCGCTGGCAGAAAAATGATCCATTAGAAAAGTGGTACCGCGAAGCACTATTACTCAATCACCATCTCCCGAATCTCATGTCTCATTCGTATCATAAGATTCGCTTATTAACGCCTAAACAGTTGGTCGCAGAGCCTAATTTATTGCAACAATTATTTACTTTACTCGTCAGTGCTCATTATCAAACGTCACCGAATGATGTCTTTCAAATTCTTAATGACAGTGCGATTCAGATAGTCGCGACGTTTCGTGAGGATGATATCGTCGGCTGCGCATTATTAGTGGCGGAAGGGGAGCTTAGTAACGAACTGATTCAAGATATTTGTTTAGGGAAACGACGCCCGAAAGGGCAGCTCGGCACGATCACGTTAGCTAACCAACTTGGTATTACTTGCGCTGCACGCCAACGAAGTTTACGTATTATGCGTATTGCGGTTCATCCGGATGTTCAGGGGCTGGGCATTGGTAGTGAGATGATAAAATTCGTCAATGAGCATTTGGTGTTTGATTTCCTATCGACGAGTTTTGGCTGCACACCTTCATTATTGGCTTTTTGGAAGAAGAGTGGCTTTGTTGCTATAAAGCTCGGTTCAAAGCGCGACCAATCGAGTGGTTGTCATTCTGCGTTTATGGTTCACGCGCAAAGTTGCAGCTGGTTAGAAGACGCTTTAGAGCAGTTTCGTACACAGTTATTGTTCGAGTTGAATGATGCGTTCTGTAATACGGATGTTGATATTCTCAAGTTACTTGTCGCTGAGTCGTTACTCACTATTGAGATTACAGTTTCTGCTAGAACTGTATCATTGGTAGAATATTACGCATTAGGCGGAAGTAATTATGAGTCGGTAGCTGCGAACCTTCACCAGGTTGTATTACGTAGATTGGTATGTTGTCAGTCAGTATCTGGTTTACTATTTAGTAAAGTGGTTCAAAAGTTATCTTGGTCAGAATGTGCGGTGCGCTATAAATGTTCTGGTAAAAAGCAAGTTGAAAAAGCACTACGTGAAGAAGTGTTATCATGGTTACGAGATTTACAGTGTAAATAA
- a CDS encoding ParB/RepB/Spo0J family partition protein: MALKTSELNAKLFGKADKRRATTPMEAHTAAKEQAQMIELAVAGEQQVIFELMSIPAEEVQTATVVFAENAREQAFLNEHALSDVLTTLRDKGQQYPAVGRRTSDGKIEVLDGSRRRMSCILANKPFLIYVANDINTEHAKFLSDVANAHKPLSLYERGKEMQAKIDAGEADDQKALARMFQCSEALVSGALKAAALPLELLKAYPNVVELGRPTIVKLHKQFSELDSDKQQQLVARCHDNGMYVWQRCDAQGVSRITKEVTETLEGWIKELEPPKQKDSARVDLIKGRASYVRKGSNLSLNMKKVDDDMMQDILAFIENKLQ, from the coding sequence GAGGCACATACGGCTGCGAAAGAGCAAGCTCAAATGATTGAATTAGCGGTTGCTGGTGAGCAACAAGTAATATTTGAATTGATGAGTATTCCGGCTGAAGAAGTTCAAACTGCGACGGTCGTATTTGCTGAAAATGCCCGAGAACAAGCGTTTTTAAATGAGCATGCTTTATCAGACGTCCTCACCACTTTACGTGACAAAGGGCAGCAATATCCAGCGGTCGGTCGTAGAACATCAGACGGAAAAATAGAAGTTCTCGATGGTAGTCGTCGTCGTATGTCTTGTATTTTGGCCAATAAGCCGTTTCTTATTTATGTCGCTAACGACATCAATACAGAGCACGCGAAGTTTCTTTCTGATGTCGCTAACGCTCACAAACCCTTATCACTATATGAACGTGGTAAAGAAATGCAGGCGAAAATAGACGCTGGTGAAGCGGACGATCAAAAAGCGTTAGCACGTATGTTCCAATGTAGCGAAGCATTAGTGAGTGGGGCATTGAAAGCCGCCGCATTACCGCTAGAATTGTTAAAAGCGTACCCAAATGTGGTTGAGCTTGGCAGACCTACGATCGTCAAACTACATAAGCAGTTTAGCGAACTTGATAGTGACAAACAGCAACAGTTGGTTGCTCGTTGTCATGATAATGGTATGTATGTATGGCAGCGCTGTGATGCTCAAGGTGTTTCTCGTATAACAAAAGAAGTTACCGAAACGTTAGAAGGCTGGATTAAAGAATTAGAGCCTCCAAAACAAAAAGACAGTGCAAGAGTCGATCTTATCAAAGGTCGTGCTAGTTATGTTCGCAAAGGGTCTAACTTGTCATTGAACATGAAAAAAGTTGATGATGACATGATGCAAGACATACTGGCGTTTATTGAGAATAAGTTGCAGTAG